One window from the genome of Candidatus Neomarinimicrobiota bacterium encodes:
- the rsmH gene encoding 16S rRNA (cytosine(1402)-N(4))-methyltransferase RsmH, which produces MIAQVSQEHSLPHIPVMVSEVMEYLNLQPKGIYLDGTVGAGGHATQILNRLSSQGQLIGIDRDAEALQICENLFGASARPISVHQSSYHKFPDILNRLGISKVNGILLDLGLSSMQLDSDSRGFAFESEGQLDMRFNGNSGETAAELISRSSDNELANIIYQFGEERHSRRIARSIKNFSNLSTVADLKEAVRRSTPPQQRRKSLARVFQAIRIAVNGELEKLASFLDIFFDHLAVGGRVVIMSYHSLEDRMVKHAFRSLKQAGELKVLTKKPITPSEDEQAENSRSRSAKLRAAERIV; this is translated from the coding sequence ATGATCGCGCAAGTATCGCAGGAACACTCACTCCCCCATATTCCTGTGATGGTTTCCGAAGTAATGGAATACTTAAACCTGCAGCCCAAGGGCATCTACCTAGATGGTACTGTCGGGGCTGGCGGGCACGCCACACAAATCCTAAACAGGCTCTCCTCCCAAGGGCAGCTGATAGGAATTGACCGGGATGCGGAGGCACTTCAAATATGCGAAAACCTGTTTGGTGCCTCCGCACGTCCCATTTCTGTCCACCAATCTTCTTACCACAAATTCCCTGATATCCTTAACCGTTTGGGGATATCTAAAGTGAATGGTATATTACTAGACTTAGGTCTCTCCTCTATGCAGCTAGATTCTGATTCGCGGGGATTCGCCTTTGAGTCCGAAGGCCAGTTAGATATGCGCTTTAACGGGAATTCAGGAGAAACAGCCGCTGAACTTATTTCTCGTTCTTCCGACAATGAATTGGCTAATATTATTTACCAATTTGGTGAAGAACGACATTCCCGAAGAATTGCCCGATCAATAAAAAATTTTTCGAACCTGTCCACGGTTGCCGACCTAAAGGAAGCCGTCCGCAGGTCTACCCCTCCACAACAAAGACGCAAATCCCTGGCGCGCGTATTCCAAGCCATACGTATCGCGGTAAACGGCGAGTTGGAAAAACTCGCATCATTTCTCGACATTTTTTTTGACCACCTCGCTGTTGGCGGTCGAGTTGTTATCATGTCCTACCATTCACTCGAAGACAGGATGGTTAAACATGCATTTCGATCCTTAAAGCAGGCAGGAGAGCTAAAGGTGCTCACTAAAAAACCAATCACCCCTTCTGAGGATGAACAAGCCGAAAACAGTCGCTCCCGTAGTGCTAAGCTCCGGGCAGCAGAAAGGATCGTTTAA
- a CDS encoding helix-turn-helix domain-containing protein has protein sequence MSEFYTELKSIREKQGIDLEEIHNRTKINLNYLNAIENGRFDLLPHTYIRLFIRAYANEIGVDPEKILNNLENFLGNKSEKPAKTEPQLEENPLKELKFQLSEDDQAAMTSSRSAKNVRTDMIKGFLLVGILIFAIYIIRVINAEEAAKAPVEYLSEFLDEGSISEQDLQNNFDVLSESVQIMEAKQPYQLKLATAERVWFRSKTDTLNSIEEILPSGDIRIYEFVLTFDILFKHTQGLNLYLNGSVLNSFNSSSNPVRISLSAGDKSVIIQHFLPKS, from the coding sequence ATGTCTGAGTTTTATACAGAATTAAAATCAATCCGTGAGAAGCAAGGCATTGACCTTGAAGAAATTCATAACAGGACCAAGATTAACCTCAACTATCTCAACGCCATTGAGAATGGGCGGTTTGATTTACTGCCCCACACCTATATTCGTCTTTTTATTCGAGCCTACGCCAATGAAATCGGCGTTGATCCTGAAAAAATCCTGAATAACCTTGAAAATTTTTTAGGGAATAAATCCGAAAAACCCGCCAAAACTGAACCTCAATTAGAGGAAAATCCTCTGAAGGAATTGAAGTTTCAATTATCCGAAGACGACCAAGCGGCCATGACATCATCTCGATCAGCAAAAAACGTTCGCACTGATATGATAAAGGGGTTTCTTCTAGTGGGTATATTGATCTTTGCCATCTATATAATCCGCGTCATAAATGCAGAAGAAGCAGCCAAAGCACCAGTAGAATATCTCAGCGAATTTCTAGATGAAGGCTCCATTAGCGAACAGGATCTCCAAAACAACTTTGATGTTTTATCCGAATCTGTACAAATCATGGAAGCAAAACAACCGTACCAATTGAAACTGGCCACTGCAGAGCGAGTCTGGTTCCGATCTAAAACAGACACATTAAATTCCATTGAAGAAATATTACCCTCCGGCGATATTCGCATTTATGAATTCGTTCTAACTTTCGATATTCTTTTTAAACATACTCAAGGGTTAAACCTTTACTTGAATGGATCAGTATTAAACTCATTCAATTCGTCATCAAACCCTGTTCGCATATCCCTCTCTGCCGGTGACAAATCCGTCATCATCCAGCACTTCCTCCCGAAGAGCTAA
- a CDS encoding transpeptidase family protein, with amino-acid sequence MVIDSESYREQGIRQGKRQEPLLAVRGNIYDTNNTPLTRNIIHYSLAAHPTKIKDKVKFANLISESTGREADYYLKKLDSKAEFVYLDRNLRRKKVETILGQRIPGLVVDRKSRRSYPHTYVASQVIGFTNVDDKGLTGIEKEYDNHLSGTHGWVVKSVNGKGRSQFKTSFPIKPPVDGSNIQLTIDLEYQSILQEELARRVKETDAKGAMGILMDPQTGAILAMASLPDYNPNQPGAAPIENQKNRVITDQFEPGSTYKIVAATAAVATRTVSLYDEFYCEDGQFLVAGKIITDHEKFGLLTFPQIIAHSSNVGTIKIAQKLGRNPLYKFSRNFGFGIATGIRFPGEIQGTLRKTKDWSEISLAEVSIGYEVAVTTIQLASAYSSIANGGFLLKPRLVKQILSQDGKVVYTEKPEVIRKVADPEIMAAIKDMLVQVVQTGTGTKANIQGWSVAGKTGTAHKFMEGSYSQSKYISNFAGFFPAEDPQVVCVVVLDEPRYGYHWGGYGAAPVFRRIAQRIINMDDSIQYHKPKSKPIYVDANQYDKLEMIPINTVAAYPKYQDGYTIVPDVRGMSIRKAKRVLIASNMRANFTGSGHVIWQSPTPGTKKLPGSLCTMGLN; translated from the coding sequence ATGGTCATTGATAGCGAATCCTATCGCGAACAGGGTATTCGGCAAGGTAAAAGGCAGGAGCCCCTTCTGGCGGTCCGTGGAAATATATACGACACCAACAATACGCCTCTCACGCGAAATATTATTCATTATTCCCTAGCTGCCCATCCCACAAAAATTAAGGATAAGGTAAAGTTTGCCAACTTAATTTCAGAATCCACCGGGCGAGAGGCGGATTATTATTTAAAAAAATTGGATTCAAAAGCTGAATTTGTTTACCTGGATCGAAACCTTCGTCGGAAAAAGGTTGAAACAATTTTAGGTCAACGTATACCCGGGTTGGTTGTCGATCGAAAATCAAGACGATCTTATCCCCATACCTATGTCGCGTCTCAGGTGATCGGCTTCACAAATGTGGATGACAAAGGCCTCACGGGAATTGAAAAAGAATATGATAACCATTTGTCTGGAACTCACGGTTGGGTGGTTAAATCGGTAAATGGTAAAGGGCGATCCCAATTCAAAACAAGCTTTCCCATTAAACCGCCGGTTGATGGCTCCAATATTCAATTGACTATCGACCTTGAATATCAAAGTATCCTCCAGGAAGAATTAGCTCGTCGGGTGAAAGAGACAGACGCCAAAGGTGCAATGGGCATTTTAATGGATCCTCAAACCGGCGCCATCCTGGCCATGGCTTCCCTGCCGGACTACAATCCAAACCAGCCTGGGGCCGCCCCTATTGAGAATCAAAAGAACCGCGTAATCACAGATCAATTTGAACCGGGATCAACGTATAAAATTGTTGCTGCCACAGCAGCTGTCGCCACAAGAACTGTTTCACTCTATGATGAATTTTATTGTGAAGACGGCCAATTTTTGGTGGCGGGTAAAATAATTACAGACCATGAAAAATTTGGACTACTTACATTCCCCCAAATTATTGCCCATTCCAGTAATGTAGGAACCATCAAAATTGCCCAGAAGCTTGGCAGGAATCCCCTTTATAAATTTTCTAGAAATTTCGGATTTGGTATAGCTACGGGAATTCGGTTCCCGGGTGAAATCCAAGGGACCCTTCGCAAAACTAAAGATTGGAGCGAAATATCTTTGGCCGAAGTTTCTATCGGCTATGAAGTGGCGGTAACAACGATACAACTCGCATCAGCTTATTCATCCATCGCTAATGGCGGTTTTCTACTTAAGCCCCGATTAGTTAAGCAAATCCTTTCTCAGGACGGTAAAGTCGTTTATACCGAAAAGCCTGAAGTAATTCGCAAAGTTGCTGATCCGGAAATTATGGCTGCAATTAAAGATATGTTAGTTCAGGTCGTTCAAACAGGGACGGGGACGAAAGCCAATATTCAAGGTTGGTCTGTTGCGGGCAAAACGGGTACAGCCCATAAATTCATGGAAGGGTCATATTCTCAAAGCAAATATATATCAAACTTTGCTGGATTCTTCCCAGCAGAGGACCCTCAAGTGGTATGTGTTGTCGTTCTAGATGAGCCACGATATGGCTACCATTGGGGTGGATATGGTGCCGCGCCAGTATTTCGACGAATTGCCCAGCGAATCATCAATATGGATGATTCAATTCAATACCATAAACCTAAATCAAAACCCATTTATGTTGATGCAAATCAATACGATAAATTAGAAATGATACCCATTAATACAGTTGCGGCTTATCCAAAATACCAAGATGGATATACAATCGTTCCTGATGTGCGCGGCATGAGTATTCGTAAAGCCAAACGGGTATTAATCGCCTCTAACATGCGAGCTAATTTTACGGGATCGGGTCATGTGATTTGGCAAAGTCCCACCCCGGGAACAAAAAAGTTGCCCGGGTCTTTATGCACTATGGGCTTGAATTAA
- a CDS encoding T9SS type A sorting domain-containing protein, producing the protein IDLTLLKSKKLDLLHVFNFPNPFAHETQFTFELTSDAKITVDIYTLEGRRIKSIPPEYYSIGYHRINWDGRDEYGGMLANGVYLYKMTAGDGSQKINHIGRLAVFR; encoded by the coding sequence ATTGACCTAACTTTATTAAAATCGAAAAAGTTAGATTTGCTCCACGTTTTCAACTTTCCAAACCCCTTTGCCCATGAAACGCAATTCACCTTTGAGCTTACTTCTGATGCTAAAATAACAGTGGATATTTATACACTTGAAGGTCGCCGTATCAAGTCAATCCCCCCCGAATATTATTCAATCGGCTACCATCGAATTAATTGGGATGGCAGAGATGAATATGGCGGCATGCTAGCCAATGGTGTATATTTATATAAAATGACTGCCGGTGACGGCTCACAAAAGATAAACCATATTGGGCGTCTGGCTGTGTTTCGATGA
- the maf gene encoding septum formation protein Maf has product MNPLNNYPIILASSSPRRKQLLEQIDLKFEVIPSNVHEDFSIDLSPPDFVEHYAREKASDVAINHPNHYVIGADTVVVFESEILGKPKDRNDSFRMLKRLSGNTHQVYTGVSIQHLKSAISETFHAITYVAFNTLTDDVIYYYIDTYNPFDKAGSYGIQDWFSVCVNQIDGCFYNVMGFPLSKFYNHFSKLNSSKITNTSN; this is encoded by the coding sequence ATGAACCCATTGAATAATTATCCCATCATTCTTGCTTCGAGTTCACCCCGTAGGAAGCAACTGTTAGAACAAATCGATCTGAAGTTTGAGGTGATTCCCAGCAATGTCCATGAAGATTTTTCTATCGACCTATCGCCACCCGATTTTGTGGAACATTATGCCCGTGAGAAAGCTTCTGATGTTGCAATTAATCATCCGAATCATTATGTTATCGGCGCTGATACTGTGGTGGTTTTTGAATCAGAAATATTGGGTAAACCAAAGGATCGGAATGACAGTTTCCGGATGCTTAAACGACTGTCCGGGAATACCCACCAAGTATATACCGGAGTATCTATTCAACATTTAAAATCAGCCATTAGTGAGACATTTCACGCCATAACTTATGTTGCATTTAACACTTTAACTGATGATGTTATTTATTATTATATTGATACTTATAATCCATTTGATAAAGCGGGAAGCTATGGTATCCAGGATTGGTTCTCTGTTTGCGTAAATCAAATTGATGGCTGCTTTTATAATGTAATGGGGTTTCCTCTTTCAAAATTTTATAATCATTTTTCTAAATTAAATTCTTCGAAAATCACCAACACTTCAAACTAA
- a CDS encoding UDP-N-acetylmuramoyl-L-alanyl-D-glutamate--2,6-diaminopimelate ligase, giving the protein MQLSKLVKDIARNDASLPSTSVKNICTHSGDVTDGSLFVAIYGAEVDGHDFISQAIEKGASAVISNGRDMGELSVPNIKVANPRLAASRVAAEYYGHPTKELTVIGITGTNGKTTTASLVHGILKKAGIKGAQLGTLGIIAEGYAPEKTLTTPDPISLQKIFRELLNKGFTHVVMEVSSHALDQLRVADVDFNMGAFTNLSPEHLDYHKSMDEYFHAKAKLFHALPITGTAIINHDDALGLAMAKESQAPVVSISKNGAADIHFSELSSDLNGIRGKIIAGEIVVSISSSLIGDFNVENILCAVSIAVSLGIDPIVIRDGLSQCTAIPGRMEVFQLPNGESVIVDYAHTPDAYEKVLQTISTMKKPNANILVLFGCGGDRDATKRPEMGRISEKYADQLFITPDNPRSENLDDINNEIVSGLSEDKHQLFYDRSIALKEAMASLNQNDTLVVLGKGRENYQEIEGVKHPYSDIEIIEEFIHAN; this is encoded by the coding sequence ATGCAGCTAAGTAAACTTGTAAAAGATATTGCCAGGAATGATGCATCTTTGCCATCCACTAGTGTAAAAAATATTTGCACACATTCCGGGGATGTAACTGATGGAAGTTTGTTCGTCGCCATCTATGGTGCCGAAGTTGATGGCCACGATTTCATTTCTCAGGCTATTGAAAAAGGCGCTTCTGCAGTTATTTCCAACGGCAGGGATATGGGCGAATTATCGGTACCGAATATCAAAGTTGCTAATCCAAGATTAGCGGCCAGTCGCGTGGCTGCCGAATATTATGGCCACCCCACAAAAGAATTAACAGTTATCGGTATTACGGGAACAAATGGCAAAACAACGACAGCTTCCCTTGTTCATGGAATCCTGAAGAAAGCTGGGATTAAAGGTGCTCAATTGGGCACTTTAGGTATAATTGCTGAAGGATACGCTCCTGAAAAAACATTAACGACACCAGACCCAATCAGTTTGCAAAAAATATTTCGGGAATTATTGAACAAAGGATTTACTCATGTTGTAATGGAAGTGTCTTCCCATGCCTTAGACCAGTTGCGGGTCGCTGATGTCGATTTTAATATGGGTGCTTTCACCAACCTCTCCCCCGAGCATTTGGATTACCATAAATCAATGGATGAATATTTCCATGCGAAAGCAAAGCTGTTTCATGCCTTGCCCATTACAGGAACGGCCATTATTAATCATGATGATGCTTTGGGGCTGGCTATGGCAAAAGAATCCCAAGCGCCGGTGGTGAGCATTTCTAAAAATGGTGCCGCCGATATTCATTTTTCAGAATTATCATCAGACTTAAATGGAATCCGAGGAAAGATCATAGCGGGGGAAATTGTAGTCTCAATTTCTTCTTCTCTGATTGGAGATTTCAATGTAGAAAATATTTTATGTGCCGTTAGTATTGCTGTTTCACTCGGGATTGATCCTATTGTAATTCGAGATGGCTTATCTCAATGCACCGCCATCCCCGGAAGAATGGAAGTATTTCAACTGCCGAATGGAGAGTCGGTAATTGTGGATTATGCTCATACACCCGATGCCTATGAAAAAGTTTTACAAACCATCTCGACTATGAAAAAACCAAATGCCAACATATTAGTTTTATTTGGATGCGGCGGTGATCGTGATGCAACAAAACGTCCTGAAATGGGTCGAATTTCCGAAAAATATGCTGATCAATTATTCATTACGCCAGATAACCCCCGGTCAGAAAATTTAGACGATATTAATAACGAAATTGTCAGTGGCCTTTCTGAAGATAAACACCAGTTATTTTATGATCGCAGTATTGCTTTAAAAGAAGCAATGGCAAGTTTAAATCAAAATGACACCCTTGTTGTTTTGGGAAAAGGCCGTGAGAATTACCAAGAAATCGAAGGTGTGAAACATCCTTATTCCGATATTGAAATAATTGAGGAATTCATCCATGCGAATTGA
- the mraZ gene encoding division/cell wall cluster transcriptional repressor MraZ → MTINKNTFTGEFSYSLDTKGRVNIPAKFRNVLTADNDQSFVITRGMDSCVWVYPAIVWQSIEDELRKLSSLSRINRSFVRSTVRYASSVQYDKQGRIAITPNLIEYAQLGKDALILGMVNKIEIWNPKLLDSADKESQKIDSSEFDELANQIIL, encoded by the coding sequence ATGACGATAAATAAAAATACATTTACTGGCGAATTTTCATATTCATTAGATACCAAAGGGCGCGTCAATATTCCGGCCAAATTCCGGAATGTGCTTACGGCAGACAATGACCAATCCTTTGTAATCACTCGGGGTATGGATTCATGCGTTTGGGTCTATCCTGCTATAGTCTGGCAATCAATTGAAGATGAACTTCGTAAGCTCTCCTCCCTATCTCGAATTAACCGTTCCTTCGTTCGTAGTACGGTCAGATATGCATCATCTGTTCAATATGATAAACAGGGGCGAATTGCCATTACGCCAAATTTGATTGAATATGCCCAGTTGGGGAAAGATGCTCTCATCTTAGGTATGGTAAATAAAATTGAAATTTGGAATCCCAAATTATTGGATTCCGCTGATAAAGAATCGCAAAAAATCGATTCATCTGAATTTGATGAACTGGCAAATCAAATCATTTTATAA